Proteins encoded in a region of the Phalacrocorax carbo chromosome 17, bPhaCar2.1, whole genome shotgun sequence genome:
- the CHCHD2 gene encoding coiled-coil-helix-coiled-coil-helix domain-containing protein 2 yields the protein MPRGGRSRTSRVAPPASRAPQMRAASPAPAARAPVPAAAPASAVAAPAPKQPGLMAQMATTAAGVAVGSAVGHTIGHALTGGFGGGSSSEAARPDITYQEPQAAQPAYQQQQQSQFAPCQYEMKQFLECAQNQTDLKLCEGFSEVLKQCRFANGLA from the exons ATGCCGAGGGGTGGCCGGAGCCGCACGTCCCGCGTGGCGCCCCCCGCCAG TCGGGCACCACAAATGAGAGCTGCATCACCGGCACCTGCTGCTCGGGCGCCCGTCCCAGCAGCGGCACCGGCTTCTGCTGTGGCTGCTCCGGCACCGAAGCAGCCTGGTCTGATGGCACAGATGGCTACAACTGCTGCTGGAGTTGCTGTAGGCTCTGCTGTAGGCCATACCATAGGTCATGCGCTTACAGGAGGATTTGGTGGAGGAAGCAGCTCTGAAGCTGCAAGGCCTGATATTACTTACCAG GAGCCCCAGGCTGCTCAGCCTGcctaccagcagcagcagcagtcgCAGTTTGCTCCTTGCCAGTACGAAATGAAACAATTCCTGGAGTGTGCTCAGAACCAGACTGACCTCAAGCTGTGCGAGGGCTTCAGTGAAGTACTGAAGCAGTGCAGGTTTGCTAATG GTTTAGCCTAA